One window of the Leptotrichia massiliensis genome contains the following:
- a CDS encoding sugar ABC transporter ATP-binding protein produces the protein MAEKILEMKNIVKTFPGVKALDHAYIDLYAGEVNAFLGENGAGKSTLMKVLTGVYQKDEGEIIYNGKSVNFKNPKEAQENGISIIYQEFNLLPHLSVADNIFITREFQGMKGIVNESKQNEEAQKILNQLGLKISPEEKVMNLSVAEQQMVEIAKALSTNAKILIMDEPTAALTDREIEKLFEVIENLKKNGVGIIYISHRMEELKIIADRATVMRDGKYIDTLNYKDTTNDDLIKLMVGRDITEQYPPRNVEIGEALLEVEDLSYKKHVKAINFSVKKGEILGVAGLMGSGRTEMAKVIFGAYEKSGGKVFMEGKEVHVKNPKEAIKLGIAYLTEDRKKDGLFLNLSIEDNIMIANLNLISDKSVLNKGKSENITKKYIEKMKIKTPSKEQLTKNLSGGNQQKVILARWLCQNKKIVIFDEPTRGIDVGAKREVYNLMNELVETGAGIIMISSELPEILGMSDRVMIMHEGKIGNIIDIKDATEERILYFATGGINKYEKE, from the coding sequence ATGGCTGAAAAAATACTAGAAATGAAAAATATAGTTAAAACTTTTCCAGGAGTAAAAGCTCTGGATCATGCTTACATTGATTTGTATGCTGGAGAAGTAAATGCTTTTCTAGGAGAAAACGGTGCTGGAAAGTCAACATTAATGAAGGTTCTTACTGGAGTATATCAAAAGGATGAAGGTGAGATAATTTACAATGGAAAAAGTGTAAATTTTAAAAATCCTAAAGAAGCACAGGAAAATGGAATAAGTATAATTTATCAGGAATTTAACCTGCTACCTCATCTTTCAGTTGCAGACAATATATTTATTACAAGAGAATTCCAAGGGATGAAGGGGATTGTAAATGAAAGCAAACAAAATGAAGAAGCTCAAAAAATTCTGAATCAACTAGGATTAAAAATATCACCTGAGGAAAAGGTAATGAATTTAAGTGTAGCTGAACAACAAATGGTGGAAATAGCAAAAGCACTTTCAACAAATGCAAAAATATTGATTATGGATGAACCAACTGCAGCTCTTACAGACAGGGAAATTGAAAAACTTTTTGAAGTCATTGAAAACCTTAAAAAGAATGGTGTAGGTATAATTTATATTTCACATAGAATGGAAGAACTTAAAATAATTGCAGATAGAGCAACAGTAATGAGAGATGGTAAATATATAGACACTTTAAATTATAAAGATACAACAAATGATGATTTAATAAAGCTGATGGTAGGTAGAGATATAACTGAACAATATCCACCAAGAAATGTTGAAATTGGTGAAGCTTTACTAGAAGTTGAAGATTTGTCTTATAAAAAACATGTAAAAGCAATAAACTTTTCTGTAAAAAAAGGAGAGATCTTAGGTGTTGCAGGATTAATGGGATCTGGAAGAACAGAAATGGCAAAAGTTATTTTTGGAGCTTATGAAAAATCAGGTGGAAAAGTCTTCATGGAGGGGAAAGAAGTACATGTAAAAAATCCTAAAGAAGCGATAAAATTAGGTATCGCATACTTGACAGAAGACAGAAAAAAAGATGGACTTTTTCTTAATTTATCAATAGAAGACAATATTATGATTGCTAATTTAAATTTAATATCAGATAAATCAGTATTAAATAAAGGTAAATCTGAAAATATAACGAAGAAATACATAGAAAAAATGAAAATAAAAACTCCATCAAAAGAACAGCTTACAAAAAATCTGAGTGGAGGAAATCAACAGAAGGTTATATTGGCAAGATGGCTTTGTCAAAATAAGAAAATAGTAATATTTGATGAGCCTACTAGAGGAATAGATGTGGGAGCAAAAAGAGAAGTTTACAATCTTATGAATGAACTAGTCGAAACAGGAGCAGGGATTATAATGATTTC
- a CDS encoding rhamnulokinase: MGKKAVLAFDYGASSGRLVLGILNEDTKKIELKEMHRFKNCSVKLNQYEYWDFPYLYNELKEGLKKIFSKESIVTSENIEVLGLGIDTWGVDYGWIDERGELLSLPICYRDTRTEEVFEEVHDKVSLEEIFNETGVQFYSFNSVYQIFYDIHKRKVLEKGAKQLQFMPNLFAYFLTGKKSWEYTISSTSGMVNIDNKKWSKKIFEKLDIPESIVGDIEHGGQVLAPLKETIQKELGIKPLNVILTASHDSAAAIAGAPLVENSLYVINGTWSIIGFESDVPVVNEEAFKNNIVNEGGIEKKARVLKMIPGLWILQQLKKIFNEKNLDIDYSDFGNMAKKSNLISFVDLENERFLHAEKMDMEIKEYCKETGQEVPETDEDLLRVAYNSLKKQYNKSIKELEKLVGNEFTSIIAIGGGIQDKFLCQEISDETNRVIKAGPIEASAFGNIITQFIALGLVKNLEEGREIVKNSVEIIEYKSKRKEEK; this comes from the coding sequence TTGGGAAAAAAAGCAGTTCTGGCATTTGATTACGGAGCTTCGTCAGGAAGATTGGTTTTGGGTATTTTAAATGAGGATACTAAGAAAATAGAATTGAAGGAAATGCACAGATTTAAAAATTGCTCTGTTAAATTAAATCAATATGAATATTGGGATTTCCCTTATTTATACAATGAATTAAAAGAAGGACTAAAAAAAATATTTTCGAAGGAAAGTATTGTTACTAGTGAAAATATTGAGGTTCTGGGATTAGGTATAGATACTTGGGGAGTAGATTACGGATGGATTGATGAAAGAGGAGAATTATTGTCGCTTCCTATATGCTATAGAGATACGAGAACGGAAGAAGTTTTTGAAGAAGTTCACGATAAAGTTTCTCTTGAAGAAATATTTAATGAAACAGGAGTTCAGTTTTATTCTTTTAATTCCGTTTATCAAATATTTTATGATATACATAAAAGAAAAGTTCTTGAAAAAGGAGCAAAACAGCTTCAATTTATGCCAAATTTATTTGCATATTTTCTTACAGGAAAAAAATCATGGGAATATACAATCAGTTCCACTAGCGGAATGGTAAATATTGATAATAAGAAATGGAGCAAAAAAATATTTGAAAAGTTAGATATTCCTGAAAGCATTGTTGGAGATATAGAACATGGAGGTCAAGTCCTTGCACCATTGAAGGAAACTATTCAGAAGGAACTGGGAATAAAACCTTTGAATGTAATCTTGACTGCATCTCATGACTCAGCAGCCGCAATAGCAGGGGCACCGTTAGTAGAAAATTCTTTATATGTAATAAACGGAACATGGTCAATAATTGGCTTTGAATCAGATGTTCCCGTTGTAAATGAAGAAGCTTTTAAAAATAATATTGTAAATGAAGGCGGAATAGAAAAAAAAGCAAGAGTGCTGAAAATGATACCAGGTTTGTGGATACTGCAGCAGCTGAAAAAAATATTTAATGAAAAAAATCTTGATATAGATTATTCAGATTTTGGAAATATGGCTAAGAAATCAAACTTGATTTCATTTGTCGATTTAGAAAATGAAAGATTTTTACACGCTGAAAAGATGGACATGGAAATAAAAGAATATTGCAAGGAAACTGGGCAAGAAGTTCCAGAAACAGATGAGGATTTACTAAGAGTAGCATACAACAGCTTAAAGAAACAGTACAATAAGAGTATAAAGGAACTAGAAAAACTGGTTGGAAATGAATTTACTTCAATTATAGCAATTGGAGGAGGAATACAGGATAAATTCCTATGTCAAGAAATTTCAGATGAAACAAATAGAGTAATTAAGGCAGGGCCAATAGAAGCGTCAGCGTTTGGAAATATAATAACACAGTTTATTGCTCTTGGACTTGTTAAAAATTTAGAAGAAGGAAGAGAAATTGTAAAAAATTCTGTAGAAATAATAGAATATAAATCTAAAAGAAAGGAGGAAAAATAA
- a CDS encoding L-fuculose-phosphate aldolase, translated as MILEKEREQVIEYSLKLLSEGLTNGTAGNVSIFNREEGLVAISPTGVNYSELTPEMISIVDLEGKLIEGLKPSSELEMHMILYRNREDVNAVIHTHPVYTTVLACLRQDLPAIDYMIAVTGATKVRCAEYASYGTKELAENAYKAMGSSLAVILANHGLTTAGKDIANAFNITVQVEYISNLYIKARNIGEPIILPDNEMNSMLERFKTYGQIKSIK; from the coding sequence ATGATTCTTGAAAAAGAAAGAGAACAAGTAATTGAATATTCTCTTAAATTATTATCAGAAGGACTTACAAACGGAACAGCTGGTAATGTAAGTATTTTTAACAGAGAAGAAGGGTTGGTTGCAATAAGCCCAACTGGAGTAAACTATTCAGAATTAACTCCAGAAATGATTTCAATAGTTGATTTGGAGGGAAAACTTATCGAAGGATTGAAACCCTCAAGTGAATTGGAAATGCACATGATTTTATACAGAAATCGTGAAGATGTAAATGCTGTTATACATACCCACCCAGTCTACACTACAGTATTAGCATGCTTGAGACAAGATTTACCAGCAATTGATTATATGATTGCTGTTACAGGAGCAACAAAAGTAAGATGCGCTGAATATGCTTCGTATGGAACAAAGGAACTGGCTGAAAATGCCTATAAGGCAATGGGAAGCAGTCTTGCAGTAATACTCGCAAACCATGGATTGACAACAGCTGGAAAGGATATAGCAAATGCTTTCAATATAACAGTTCAGGTAGAGTATATCTCTAATTTATATATAAAAGCAAGAAATATAGGGGAACCTATTATATTACCTGACAATGAAATGAACAGCATGCTTGAGAGATTTAAAACATACGGACAAATAAAATCTATAAAGTAG
- a CDS encoding tannase/feruloyl esterase family alpha/beta hydrolase produces the protein MKNFDAITALEKWTKENMAPDCLVGKDGKRYLDQNKEQPFCPYLKVATYIGKDKNKAENFKYK, from the coding sequence ATGAAAAATTTTGATGCTATAACAGCTCTTGAAAAATGGACTAAAGAAAATATGGCACCAGATTGTCTAGTTGGAAAAGATGGAAAAAGATATCTAGATCAAAATAAGGAACAGCCATTTTGTCCATATCTGAAGGTAGCAACTTATATTGGTAAAGACAAGAATAAGGCAGAAAATTTCAAGTATAAATAA
- a CDS encoding alpha/beta hydrolase: protein MKKLNLRTEEKDCILYIKENKNPDYVLIQPVDENDIKVLDNEVKYISENTNKNFSLIAFKINDWNSELTPWEMPLLRGKGNFGNGADKTLKFIKKKLIPSLAEFMNIQDKNVKYILGGYSLAGLFSLWSGYKVDIFAGIAGVSPSVWYKNWIDFVKDSKPLVNNIYLSLGDLEEKTKHQILSKIGDNIKEYIEILKNSEDVENCILDWNEGNHFGNSDIRMGKGFIWTLENC from the coding sequence ATGAAAAAATTAAATTTAAGAACAGAAGAAAAAGATTGTATTTTATATATAAAAGAAAATAAAAATCCGGACTACGTTTTGATACAGCCTGTAGACGAAAATGATATCAAAGTTCTAGATAATGAAGTTAAATATATTTCTGAAAATACAAATAAAAATTTTAGTCTTATTGCATTTAAAATAAACGACTGGAACAGCGAACTGACTCCGTGGGAAATGCCACTTCTTCGTGGAAAAGGCAACTTTGGAAATGGAGCCGATAAAACGTTGAAGTTTATAAAGAAAAAATTGATTCCAAGTTTAGCAGAATTTATGAATATTCAAGATAAGAATGTGAAATATATTTTAGGTGGATATTCTCTTGCTGGGTTATTTTCACTGTGGAGTGGTTATAAGGTAGATATTTTTGCTGGAATAGCTGGAGTTTCACCGTCAGTTTGGTATAAAAACTGGATTGATTTTGTAAAGGACAGTAAACCTTTAGTAAATAATATTTATTTAAGTCTTGGAGATTTAGAAGAGAAGACTAAACATCAGATTTTATCAAAAATCGGAGATAATATAAAAGAATATATTGAAATTTTAAAAAATTCTGAAGATGTTGAAAACTGTATTTTAGATTGGAATGAGGGAAATCATTTCGGAAATTCTGATATACGGATGGGAAAAGGATTTATTTGGACTTTAGAAAATTGTTAA
- a CDS encoding RNA polymerase subunit sigma, whose product MNKEIIQICNITIELKFALKTNTKIEYFPFEYERNIEFLFSKNKIDFLEKNYKAGNIEEWFDYCLNLGLEDIKILLPVSSKNLNIPNDLNSNKIKLICYFKNNLILYFTPKWKKTSGGWNVTYTAHKYENSINEKLKFYDNTEDFKNVLNKIAILADKINFSNFGNIFRKAFSILNGESFENIRNTFYGQTLLKIPEINARLFYSAKISNVFGGMGSWNDSPHYYVHEKGLEIEYDSLTEELLTQIRLALLYSVNEW is encoded by the coding sequence ATGAATAAGGAAATTATACAAATATGTAATATTACAATAGAATTAAAATTTGCCTTAAAAACAAATACTAAAATCGAATATTTTCCTTTTGAATATGAAAGAAATATAGAATTTCTATTCTCTAAAAATAAAATAGATTTTTTAGAAAAAAACTACAAAGCCGGAAATATTGAAGAATGGTTTGATTATTGTTTAAATTTAGGATTAGAAGATATAAAAATTTTATTACCTGTTTCATCTAAAAATTTAAATATTCCCAACGATTTAAATTCAAATAAGATTAAACTTATTTGCTATTTTAAAAATAATTTGATTCTTTATTTTACACCAAAATGGAAGAAAACAAGTGGTGGATGGAATGTTACTTATACTGCTCACAAATACGAAAATTCTATCAATGAAAAACTTAAATTTTATGATAATACAGAAGATTTTAAAAATGTATTAAATAAAATAGCAATTTTGGCTGATAAAATTAATTTTTCAAATTTTGGAAATATCTTTAGAAAAGCTTTTAGCATTTTAAATGGGGAAAGTTTTGAAAATATAAGAAATACTTTTTATGGACAAACTCTTTTGAAAATACCTGAAATAAATGCAAGACTTTTTTATTCAGCCAAAATTTCTAATGTTTTTGGCGGAATGGGTTCCTGGAATGACAGCCCTCATTATTATGTACACGAAAAAGGTCTTGAAATAGAATATGACAGTCTTACGGAAGAACTTTTGACACAAATCAGGCTTGCTCTTTTATATTCTGTAAATGAATGGTAA
- a CDS encoding ABC transporter permease, whose product MELLEKDEEYVISLLMQGKKVEAIAFVKDKTGMNLKEAKDYIDKKINNEYYDKNLSISEEDEKHISSLINENKKLEAVAFLHKNKDIYLLEAKNYTDNLIFKKNIKTNKENTHKRGYVFDEKLNLFVPNLSKQKKAQKIIINIFLILVLISLIQFIFLDRSSDLQMIILAFSILGILLLTIVLPLVSLDIYNTENKLKTLRNLELSDQLEVKAFISNFDLFANLLLLLILIIVIPIVLIKAYKKGEYKDILYLIPLIIFTIYGVYELLKMLKYKKYSLNISNKEITLLYNKNEIKSIKIENINFINFYTKEFKKGRKYNIPIIQILDRKKNIFAEMDIKTSDYILLKKYFKKYEVLIDDEFNKI is encoded by the coding sequence GTGGAGTTATTAGAAAAAGATGAGGAATATGTTATTTCCTTACTTATGCAAGGGAAAAAAGTAGAGGCTATTGCCTTTGTTAAAGATAAAACAGGAATGAATTTAAAAGAGGCTAAAGATTATATTGATAAAAAAATCAATAATGAGTACTATGATAAAAATTTATCTATTTCTGAAGAAGATGAGAAACATATATCTTCTCTGATTAATGAAAATAAAAAATTGGAAGCCGTTGCTTTTCTTCATAAAAATAAGGATATATATTTATTGGAAGCAAAAAATTATACAGATAATTTAATTTTTAAGAAAAACATTAAAACTAATAAAGAAAATACTCATAAAAGGGGATATGTTTTTGATGAAAAATTGAATCTTTTTGTTCCAAATTTATCTAAACAAAAGAAAGCACAAAAAATAATAATAAATATTTTCTTGATACTTGTACTTATTTCTTTAATTCAATTTATATTTTTAGATAGAAGTTCAGATTTACAAATGATAATTTTAGCATTTTCTATCTTGGGTATTTTACTTTTGACGATAGTTTTACCTTTGGTTAGCTTAGATATCTATAATACAGAAAATAAATTAAAAACTCTTAGAAATTTAGAACTTTCAGATCAATTAGAAGTTAAAGCTTTCATTAGTAATTTTGATTTATTTGCAAATCTTCTATTACTTCTTATACTTATCATTGTGATACCTATTGTTCTTATTAAGGCATATAAGAAAGGGGAATATAAAGATATTCTTTATCTTATTCCGTTAATTATTTTCACAATTTATGGAGTTTATGAGCTTTTAAAAATGCTTAAGTATAAAAAATATTCGTTAAATATAAGTAATAAAGAGATTACTCTGTTATATAATAAAAATGAAATAAAATCTATAAAAATTGAGAACATAAATTTTATTAATTTCTATACTAAAGAATTTAAGAAGGGAAGAAAGTATAATATTCCTATTATTCAAATTTTAGATAGAAAAAAGAATATATTTGCTGAGATGGATATAAAAACAAGCGATTATATTTTATTGAAAAAGTATTTCAAAAAATATGAAGTATTAATAGACGATGAGTTTAATAAGATTTAA